In Lotus japonicus ecotype B-129 chromosome 5, LjGifu_v1.2, one genomic interval encodes:
- the LOC130718792 gene encoding probable galacturonosyltransferase-like 1 encodes MKSKLKPEPPQLLSFFLILYLFLLPCSSSSTNNAPNTITHQFKEAPQFYNSPNCPSINNNNNMDRALCYEDSVHVAMTLDTTYIRGSMAAILSVLQHSSCPQNIFFHFVYSSNKPLLHSTIANSFPYLKFQVYSFDDSIVSGLISTSIRSALDCPLNYARSYLANLLPLCVQRVVYLDSDLILVDDITKLSQTPLGKNSVLAAPEYCNANFTSYFTPSFWSNPSLSLTFADRKPCYFNTGVMVIDLARWREGDYTTKIEEWMELQKRMRIYELGSLPPFLLVFAGNIVPVDHRWNQHGLGGDNFRGLCRELHPGPVSLLHWSGKGKPWVRLDANRPCPLDALWAPYDLLKTPFSLDS; translated from the coding sequence ATGAAATCCAAGCTAAAACCAGAACCTCCACAACTCTTATCCTTTTTTCTCATCCTCTACTTGTTCTTGCTACCATGttcatcctcctccaccaacaATGCCCCAAACACCATCACCCACCAATTCAAAGAAGCCCCTCAATTCTACAACTCTCCAAACTGCCCctccatcaacaacaacaacaacatggaCAGAGCTCTCTGTTATGAGGACTCTGTTCATGTTGCAATGACTCTGGACACAACCTACATAAGAGGATCCATGGCAGCAATCCTCTCAGTCCTGCAACACTCTTCATGCCCCCAAAACATCTTCTTCCACTTTGTTTATTCCTCTAACAAACCCCTCCTTCACTCCACCATTGCAAATTCCTTCCCTTACCTCAAATTCCAAGTCTACAGCTTCGATGACTCCATCGTTTCAGGCCTCATCTCCACCTCCATTCGCTCCGCACTTGATTGCCCTCTCAACTACGCAAGAAGCTACCTAGCAAACCTTCTTCCCCTCTGTGTACAGCGCGTGGTGTACTTGGACTCTGATCTGATCTTGGTTGATGACATAACAAAACTTTCACAAACCCCATTAGGAAAAAACTCTGTTTTGGCAGCTCCTGAATACTGCAATGCTAATTTCACCTCTTACTTCACTCCATCTTTCTGGTCCAACccttctctttctctcactTTTGCTGACAGAAAACCTTGCTACTTCAACACCGGGGTGATGGTGATTGATCTGGCGCGGTGGCGCGAGGGCGATTACACAACAAAGATTGAGGAGTGGATGGAGCTGCAGAAGAGGATGAGGATCTATGAGCTCGGTTCATTGCCGCCGTTCTTGCTAGTCTTTGCCGGGAACATTGTTCCTGTGGATCACAGGTGGAACCAGCACGGTTTAGGAGGTGACAATTTCCGTGGTCTTTGTAGAGAACTTCATCCTGGTCCAGTGAGCTTGTTGCATTGGAGTGGGAAGGGTAAACCATGGGTTCGATTGGATGCTAATAGGCCTTGTCCATTGGATGCACTTTGGGCACCTTATGATCTTTTGAAGACCCCATTTTCTTTAGATTCTTGA